The nucleotide sequence TGGCTGCTGATACTGGCTTGCGCGACCAGTGCGCTGCTGGTGGTGGAACCGAAGTCCAACCCCAGCAACAGCACTTGTCCGCCATTGGCAACCGCCTGCGGCATGCTCGTTTACCTCGCCGTGTCAGACCGGAACGGGCTTCTTCGTCGGCAATTCGCTGCCGGTGGCTTGCGGATCGAGGTACTCGCCTTCCTCGATGATGCCGGCGGCACGATCCTGTTGCTCCAGTTGCAGCGCCTTGGGTACCGACAGCCAGTAGGCGAGGCCTACGGCGGTGAAGCCGGCGAGGATCTTGCCGATCAACACCGGCAGGATGATGGTCGGCTGGAAGTTGGCGGTGAAGGACAGGTGATCGCCCAGCAGGAAGGCCGCGCACACGCCGAAGGCGATATTCAGCACCTTGTCCTTCGGTGGCATGAAGCGCACCAGGCGGAACATGGCGAGGATGTTGGCGATGGTTGCCAGCATGCCGGCGCTGCCCACGGCGCTCAGGCCGACCTTGCTGCCCAGGGCCTCCAGCGGACCGCCGAAGTACTTGCGCAGCAGATAGACCATCGGGAAGGCACCGGCCAGCATGATGCCGATGTAGCCTGCGGTCTCCAGCGCACGGGTCTGGTCTTCGGCATCGGCGATGATCGGGTCGAAGCCCCAGCCGCCCAGGACGATGGTGAAAAAGCCGGTGAAGTATTCGACGATGGAAAACACCAGCACCAGCTTGATCAGCGCATCCATGCCGCGACCGAAGGCGATGAAGCCCTTGATCATCATGTCCGGCAGAAAGCGCAGGCCCAGAGCCAGGGCCACCACGAAGATGATGATCGGCAGCAGGTTGGCGAATACGCTGCCCAGCCCCATGGCCAGCTGGTAGGTGGCTTCGCCATTGGTGGCGACCACTTCACGCACCATGGGGTTGCTGAACACCAGGATGGCGCTGGCGATCATCACGCCGATGGGAATGGTCAGAATGCCGGACATGATGCCCAGCGCCATGTATTTGTGGTCACGCTTGTCGAGCATGGCCAGGCCCATGGGGATCGAGAAGACGATGGTCGCACCACCCATGAATCCGGTGATCAGCGCCATGATCAGTGCTGCCTTGCTTGCCGCCAGGGCCGATGCGAGGTGATAGCCGCCCATGTCCGAAGCGATGATCATGGTCGCCGCCAGTGCCGGATCGGCGCCCAGGGCGTCGAAGAAAGGCCCGAAGACGCTCTCGATCATCACGGTGAGGTAGGGGATGGAGGCCATGATCCCGGCCGCCGGGACGAAGATGTGCCCCGTGGCATGGATACCCTCCATGAACTCCTTACCGAGGCCTTTTTCACTGTCGCGGATGGCTGCGATAGCCCCCAGGACCGCGCAGAACATGATGACGTACAGGACGTAATTACCGATCTGATCCATTGCTATGCCCTTTTCTTATGGTTTTACCAGGCGTCAGAAGCCGGTGCGGGGCTGCCGCCGGGCAGGCCGCAACCGGCTTTGAGCTAATATCTGTGTTCTTCAGGGAAGGTTCGCCTCCCGCTGAAAGGATCACGGTGACCGTTGAGGGGCTGGTGCACGCAAGGCCAGCCCCCATCAGGTTTCAGGTTAGAAGAACCCGAGCGGGTTGATGTCGTAGCTGACGAGCAGGTTCTTGGTCTGCTGGTAATGATCGAGCATCATCTTGTGGGTTTCGCGGCCGACGCCGGATTTCTTGTAGCCACCGAACGCGGCATGCGCCGGATACAGGTGGTAGCAGTTGGTCCAGACGCGACCGGCCTTGATCCCGCGGCCCATGCGGTAGGCGCGGTTGATGTCGCGGGTCCAGACGCCGGCACCCAGACCGAACTCGGTGTCGTTGGCAATCGCCAGGGCTTCGGCCTCGTCCTTGAAGGTGGTCACGGCCACCACCGGCCCGAAGATCTCTTCCTGGAACACGCGCATCTTGTTGTGGCCCTTGATCAGGGTCGGCTGCACGTAGTAACCGGTCGACAGGCTGCCTTCCAGCTTCTCGGCGGCACCACCGGTGAGGATCTCGGCGCCTTCGCCGCGGGCGATATCCATGTAGGAGAGGATCTTGTCGAACTGCTGCTCGGACGCCTGGGCACCGACCATGGTCTCGGTATCCAGCGGGTTGCCGCGCTTGATCTGGGCGATCTTCTTCATCACCACTTCCATGAAGGGCTCGAAGATCGATTCTTGGATCACCGCACGTGACGGACAGGTGCAGACCTCACCCTGGTTGAAGAACGCCAGCACCATGCCTTCAGCGGCCTTCTCGATGAACTCGGGTTCGGCCTTCATGATGTCTTCGAAGAAGATGTTCGGGCTCTTGCCACCCAGCTCCACAGTGCTGGGGATGATGTTCTCGGCGGCGCACTTCATGATGTGCGAACCGACCGGAGTCGAGCCGGTGAAGGCGATCTTGGCGATGCGGGTGCTGGTGGTCAGCGCCTGACCAGCTTCACGGCCGAAGCCCTGCACGATGTTCAGCACGCCCGGTGGCAGCAGGTCACCAACCAGCTCGGCGAAGATGGTGATCGACAGCGGGGTCTGCTCGGCGGGCTTCAGTACCACGCAGTTGCCGGCAGCCAGCGCCGGAGCCAGTTTCCAGGCAGCCATCAGGAACGGGAAGTTCCACGGGATGATCTGCCCGACCACGCCCAGCGGCTCGTGGAAATGGTACGCGGCGGTGTGTTCGTTGATCTCCGCGGCGCTGCCTTCCTGGGCCCGCAGGCAACCGGCAAAGTAGCGGAAGTGGTCAGCCGCCAGTGGGATGTCGGCGTTCAGGGTTTCACGCACGGCCTTGCCGTTGTCCCAGGTTTCGGTGACGGCGAGTTTTTCCAGGTTGGCTTCGATGCGGTCGGCGATCTTCAGCAGGACCAGCGAGCGCTCCTGCACGGAGGTCTTGCCCCAGGCATCGGCGGCGGCATGGGCGGCGTCCAGGGCCTTGTCGATGTCCTCGGCGCCCGAGCGCGGGAATTCAGCGATGACTTCGCCGTTGACCGGCGAGGTGTTGACGAAATATTCACCCTTCACCGGAGCGACGAACTCGCCACCGATGTAGTTGCCGTAGCGAGGCTTGAAGGAAATTACGGCGCCTGCGGTACCGGGTTGGGCGTAGATCATGGGAATCCTCCGAAGGATAACTCTTGTAATAATTGATGCACTGGCTGAATCTCAGCGCGGCTCAGGTTGATCATGAGTCAGTTTCATGGGGTCAACTTGACCCGGACAAAGCTCTGCTGTCGTCTAGAGTCAACTTCGTGGTGAGATGTCGCAGGTCTCGGAGGCGTCCGGTCAGGCACGGCCCAGTGCGTTGTTCTGGCCGGAGGGTAGAAGCGGGCTTGGCGCCGCCCAGTAGTCGCGGTGTGTTTCTTGCTTCAAGTCGCGGAAAGTTAGGTGTGGAGGCATAGATGAGTTCCTTTTTCGATCAGTCAGATGCATCTGCCGGCCTGGCACTTGTCACCACGGGACAGAAACACGCAGGCGTCCTGGCGGCGGCTGCCAGTGGCCTTTGCGGCTTTATCGAGAGGCAGGGTGGCGATGCCGAGCGAGTGCTCGGTGTGTCTGGAATCGACCCGGACTTGTTGCAGCACCCGACGCTCAGCCTGGCGCTACCAAACTACTGCCAGGTACTGGAGGAGGCAGCACGGCAATCCGGCTGTGACAACTTCGGTCTCTACTATGGCCAGCAGTTCAAGCCACAGGCGTTGGGGTTGTTGGGCTATATCGGGCTGTGTTCGGCGACGGTGGAGCAGGCGCTGATCAACTTCGCCCGCGCCTTCCCGCTGCACCAGCGCAACAGCCTGATCCGTCTGGTCGATGACGGGGAGTGCTACCGCTTCGACTATCAGGTGCGGCACGGCGCCATCCTTTGCCGGCGGCAGGATGCCGAGCTGACTCTGGGCATGGCGCGCAACCTGATCCGCCATGTGTTGGGAAACCAGTGGGCGCCACGGGCAGTGCACTTTGAGCATCCGCGCCCGGCCGACTGGCACGAACACGGTAAGGTATTCGATGCACCGGTGTACTTCGAGCAGCCCTACAACTCGTTGCTGATCCCCAAGGTCGGTCTGAATCGAGCTATGCCGGGCAGCGATCCGGTCCTGCTGATGGTCATGCAGGACTCCCTACGCCAGCTGAGCCTGGCTGGACGCACTGAGCCGGACATCGTCGATGACGCGCGCGCGCAGATTCGTCAGCGCCTGCTATTGGGTGAGCCGGTGCTGGAGGATATTGCCGAGCAGATGGGTATGACCGCCTGGTCACTGCAACGGCGCTTGCGCGACCAGGGACTGAATTTCTCCACGCTGGTGGACAAGCAGCGGCAGGAGCTGGCGACCTATTACATGCGGCAGCGGCAGCTGCCCATCTCCGAGCTGGCGCCCTTGCTCGGTTATTCAGAAACCAGCGCGTTTTCCAGGGCGTTTCGCCGCTGGTTCGGGGTAAGCCCTCGTCAGTGGCGTCAACACAGCGATCTGGTCAATCACTAGTCCACTGTCCGGCTGGCGCGCGAAAAAGCAAAATGAGGCGCAAACGAAAAAGCCCTGAAAACTTTTCAGCTTTCAGGGCTTTTCAATATCGAAAGTGGCGGTGAGGGTGGGATTCGAACCCACGATACGATTTCTCGTATACACACTTTCCAGGCGTGCTCCTTCAACCGCTCGGACACCTCACCGGGTCTCAACGGGCGTGCTGTCCGTCGAGGCGCGCTAATGTAGCCGAACACTTTCCAGATGGCAAAAGTTTTTTGATTTTTCATGTGCTTAAGCGAAATGCGAGGGCGTTTTCCTGCGCTTTG is from Pseudomonas saudiphocaensis and encodes:
- the eutH gene encoding ethanolamine utilization protein EutH; the protein is MDQIGNYVLYVIMFCAVLGAIAAIRDSEKGLGKEFMEGIHATGHIFVPAAGIMASIPYLTVMIESVFGPFFDALGADPALAATMIIASDMGGYHLASALAASKAALIMALITGFMGGATIVFSIPMGLAMLDKRDHKYMALGIMSGILTIPIGVMIASAILVFSNPMVREVVATNGEATYQLAMGLGSVFANLLPIIIFVVALALGLRFLPDMMIKGFIAFGRGMDALIKLVLVFSIVEYFTGFFTIVLGGWGFDPIIADAEDQTRALETAGYIGIMLAGAFPMVYLLRKYFGGPLEALGSKVGLSAVGSAGMLATIANILAMFRLVRFMPPKDKVLNIAFGVCAAFLLGDHLSFTANFQPTIILPVLIGKILAGFTAVGLAYWLSVPKALQLEQQDRAAGIIEEGEYLDPQATGSELPTKKPVPV
- a CDS encoding aldehyde dehydrogenase family protein; protein product: MIYAQPGTAGAVISFKPRYGNYIGGEFVAPVKGEYFVNTSPVNGEVIAEFPRSGAEDIDKALDAAHAAADAWGKTSVQERSLVLLKIADRIEANLEKLAVTETWDNGKAVRETLNADIPLAADHFRYFAGCLRAQEGSAAEINEHTAAYHFHEPLGVVGQIIPWNFPFLMAAWKLAPALAAGNCVVLKPAEQTPLSITIFAELVGDLLPPGVLNIVQGFGREAGQALTTSTRIAKIAFTGSTPVGSHIMKCAAENIIPSTVELGGKSPNIFFEDIMKAEPEFIEKAAEGMVLAFFNQGEVCTCPSRAVIQESIFEPFMEVVMKKIAQIKRGNPLDTETMVGAQASEQQFDKILSYMDIARGEGAEILTGGAAEKLEGSLSTGYYVQPTLIKGHNKMRVFQEEIFGPVVAVTTFKDEAEALAIANDTEFGLGAGVWTRDINRAYRMGRGIKAGRVWTNCYHLYPAHAAFGGYKKSGVGRETHKMMLDHYQQTKNLLVSYDINPLGFF
- a CDS encoding AraC family transcriptional regulator, whose protein sequence is MSSFFDQSDASAGLALVTTGQKHAGVLAAAASGLCGFIERQGGDAERVLGVSGIDPDLLQHPTLSLALPNYCQVLEEAARQSGCDNFGLYYGQQFKPQALGLLGYIGLCSATVEQALINFARAFPLHQRNSLIRLVDDGECYRFDYQVRHGAILCRRQDAELTLGMARNLIRHVLGNQWAPRAVHFEHPRPADWHEHGKVFDAPVYFEQPYNSLLIPKVGLNRAMPGSDPVLLMVMQDSLRQLSLAGRTEPDIVDDARAQIRQRLLLGEPVLEDIAEQMGMTAWSLQRRLRDQGLNFSTLVDKQRQELATYYMRQRQLPISELAPLLGYSETSAFSRAFRRWFGVSPRQWRQHSDLVNH